The following nucleotide sequence is from Halobacillus mangrovi.
AGGAAAGACGAAATTTTCATTTCTGATTCCGGCCTCATTTCCATGGCAGGAGGAAAACTGACAGGATACCGGAAGATGGCTCAAACAGCTATCGACCTGGTACGTGATCAGTTAATGGAAGAGTATGGCATTCGTTATTCAGATTCGGAAACGAAGCACATGCCAATTTCTGGCGGAGATGTTGGTGGTTCCAAAGGTTTCAAACAGTTTAAGAAAGAACGGATCCAGATCGGTGAATCCATCGGCCTCAGCCATGAGGAAGCGGATAAGTTAGTCCGCCTCTATGGATCAAATGTGGATGCGGTCTTCCACATTTATAAGAATCGTAAGAAGGATGCTAAGAAAGAAGGAATTGATCCGATCGTATTCGCTCAGCTTGTGTACGGGTTAGAAGCTGAATTAACTTATAAACCAGTAGACTTCTTTATCCGTCGAACAGCAGCTCTTTTCTTCAATATCCATTGGGTTCACGAACATAAAGAGTCGGTCATTGATTTTATGGCCAAAGAATTGAATTACACCGAAATTCAGAAGAGTGACTATACGGAAGCATTAGAACTATTATTGAAAGAAGCCGTCAAACCTGTTCAATATGTATAAAGTTAAGAATGGTCCTCTGTATAGAGGGCCATCTTTTTATGGCTCACATCACCTGCTTTTTCTATTTGAATTGAAACCTTTTTCCAGTTTTATACGTATAAAAGATAAGGGAAGGTGAAGAGGAATGACAAACGTTCAAACTTACATAGAGAAAGATGCTCGGAAACAAATGATTGCAGGTGGGGTCCTTGTAGGGGGAGCCTTAATTTTTTTCATGGGGCTCTTTACTTTTAACGCAAGCAGTATTTTGCTAGCCATTCTATATTCAGGGGTTTTTGCGATAAGCGGATCGACACTGCTTAGAAAAGGATATCTTGATTTACAAAAATCGAGAAATACAACTATTGATTTCAATAAAGATCAATCATTTACTTTTATTGAAAAGGTTCCGGCAAGAATGTTTGTTGGTCGAAGGGAGAAAGAGTTCTTTAAGGCCGAGCTTTATGATATGGCAGGAGAAAGTTATGGGAAAATCGAAGAAGAATCTCCTAATAAGCGTAAGAACTCCTTTCTGCTCGCTGCTCTATTATCTTATGGCTCCATTCGACCGGCAGACTATACCATGACAGACCAAGAAGGAAACCGGCTTTATCGAATTGAGAAGAAGGGTGGCTTCACGTGGCGCGGGTATGTACAAAATGACATTGAGCAGTACGTAGCTTACACAGAATCTTCTAAGGATAAAGCAACTGGACAACGGGTGTATCACTATATTGAAAAGGAAGGTTGCCGATGGAGTGCGGCAGGGGATGAGCAGGTGGCTCATTTCAAGATAAAGGATGCTTCCGGAAAAGATTGGGCAGTCTTGAAAAGTGGGGCGGTACCTGTAGAAGCGGCCGAGCGTTTTAGTGATATTCAAGGTTCTGTGATTGAATGGAAGATCAGAGAAGAGATACCGAATTCCTTGATGGCTTTTGTTTTCCTTTTACAAACTCGATATCAGATATAAATGCTAACTCTCTGTAGAACAAACAGGGAGTTTTTATGTTCTATTAAAGTCAGAAATGAAAGTGTGAAGGTTGTTGAATAGATCCGCTTTCTGAGGACGAATGGTCGAGCCTCCTCACTAGCTTTGGGGACCTTGCACCATGTTAAGCAGTTCGTGCACCAATTGGATTAGGCGTTGCACCAAAACAGGAGGCCATTGCACCAATTCAGACAGTCCATGCATCATTTGGCAGGTATAGAGGTGTTTTGCTTTGTGAGAGGGATCTGGCTATTAATTTCCATATTTTTATAATTGCACTTTACGTTAACGTAAATGATATAGTTTAATTGTGAGAATTTTCTAACGTTAGAAGGGGATGGGATGGCTGATTTTTTATCCATTGCTGAAGTCGCTGAACATTTTGACGTGTCTCAAAGGACAATTCGTTATTATGAAGAAATCGGTTTAATTGATCCACCCAGACAAAACAAACGACGAATCTTCAGTCCAGCAGATATGACGCGGCTGAGTTTGGTTTTCCGTGGCAAAAAATATGGTTTCCAGCTGGATGAGATAAAAGACATGGTTGAGCTTTTCGAAAAGGACCCTTCAGGAGTAAAGCAACTGGAGCGGACGATCGGGTACGGTAAAAAGAAAATGTTGGAGGTGGATGCGCGGATTCGGGAATTGGAGCAGTTGAAGGCTGAAATGAATGATTGGCTCAATAAGTTTGAAGAGGAATTAATTAAGAGGAAAGGGGATTCTTTATGAATCTTTCAGAGCTTTTAGCTTATCAATCTCGTAAGTATCCTTCCAAAGAGGGACTTGTCACCCTTGATGATCGTATAACCTACGCTCAGTGGAATCAAGCTGTCAACCAATTAGCAAAAGCTTTACAACGGTTGGGGGTGAACCAAAACGACAAGGTTGTTATTCATATGTCCAATACGAAAGAGTTTGTCATTACCTATTTTGCCGTACAGAGAATCAGAGCTGTTGCAGTTCCGATCAACGCAAAATTTGTTTTTGAAGAAGTTTCCTATATATTTAATCATTGTGACGGAAAGGTCTTTTTGACAGATGACTTACTCTTTGATCAAGTATCGTCCTTATCAGAAATCTATGATGGTATTTTTATAAAAACGAAAGATTCAGCTGATGGATGGCTTGCTTTTGACGAACTGCTTCAAGCAGAAGAATCCTCAGAAGTGGTAAGTGATGCAAATGAGGAAGAGGAAGCCTCTATTCTTTACACCTCCGGAACAACTGGAAAACCTAAGGGAGTGGTGTTTACACATAAAAACATCTTGGCGGTTGCTTCTATGATGGCTGTAGAGATGGAAATGAAACCCTCAAGCCGGATGCTTCATATGATGCCGCTCAGTCATTCAGCTCCGCTTCATCTTTTCTTAATCGGCGGTACTTACGTAGGAGCGACCCATGTGCTGGCACCAACGTTCTCACCAGATTTGTTGTTGGAACTTGTGTCTAAAGAAAGAACGACTCACTTTTTTGGGGCACCTGTTGCTTATTTGATGACGGCCAAGCATCCAAAAGTAACAGAAACTGATTTATCATGGATGAAATCCTGGGTATACGGTGGAGCGCCTTTATCACAATCTGAAGTTCAATTCGTCCAGGACCAGCTGGACATCGACCATCTGTATTGTGTGTACGGGTTGACAGAAGCTGGTCCAAACGGCACGCTGCTCATGCCTCAGGAGCACGCTTCGAAAGCGGGAAGTATTGGCCAGAGAGCTGCTTTGAATTGTGAAATCAGACTGGTTGATTCAGAGGGACAGGATGTTAAACCAGGTGAGGTTGGTGAAATCCTTCTTAAAGGTGAAGGGAACATGAAAGGCTATTATAAGGATGAGGAGCAGACAGAGAAAGCTTTTCGAAACAGATGGCTTTACACAGGGGACATGGCGTTTAAGGACAACGATGGGTTCTTCTGGGTTGTTGATCGCAAAAAGGACATTATAATTTCTGGTGGGCTCAACATTTATCCACGCGAAACAGAAACGAACCTGTTAGAACACCCTCACATAACAGATGTCGCTCTAGTCGGGGTGCCCCATCCTGACTGGGGAGAAACGGTCAAAGCCTTCATCATTCAAGACGGGACAATAGAAGATATTGAAGCAGAGTGTCGACAATACTTACATGCACGACTTGCTGATTATAAGATTCCCAGGCTTTATGAGGAAGTGACTGAACTACCAAGAAATGCAACAGGCAAGTTGTTAAAAAACAAGCTTCGAGAAAAAGCGCGTCAGGTTTAAGGGGGATTCTATGAATTTCTATGAGAGTGATCCAGTGCTGCGTGAGATTTTGGAAGAACAACTGGAGCCATCCTTATGGCCATGGGCAGATAAGCAACTCAAGAGCTTCGGGGAGATGTGTGCCAATGAAATTGATGAACGGGCGATTTACACGGATCGAGAAGGACAACCGAAGCTGATCAAATATAACAAAATGGGAGAAGATATTTCGGAGGTTTGGGTCAATGAAGGATATAAGCAAACGGTAGTAGACACGTACAATCAGGGTATCGTGGGTTATATTCACAAGACTATCCCTGAGTTAGGAAGAAAAGGAAATTATTTGTATTCGTATGCACAGGGCTATCTTCTGTCGCAGGCTGAGCCAGGCTTTTACTGTCCTGTCACTTTAACGATGGCAACGGCTTATTTAATCGATCATTATGCTGATGATCAATTGAAAGAGAAGTATCTTCCCCATGTGTTATCGACTGGTGAAACAGTCTTGTACGAGGGAGCGACATTTCTGACTGAGCGGCAGGGCGGATCGGACGTGGGAGCTAATGAGGTTAAGGCAGTGCCTGAAGGAAATCACTACAAGATCTATGGAGAGAAGTATTTTGCAAGTAACGCGGGAACTTGTGGAGTGGCCATGGTGCTAGCGAGAATAGCAGGTTCAGAAGAAGGCACAAAAGGGCTCAGTTTATTTCTCGTTCCATGGAGAAACGAGGATCATTCGTTGAACGGCATTCAAATCCGGAGGTTAAAAGATAAGTTAGGGGTGAGGGCAGTCCCTTCAGCGGAAGTGGAATTCAACGGGGCAGAGGCCTACCTGGTTGGTGAAGCTGATCAAGGATTCTACTATCTGATGGAAGCCCTCAACTTATCTCGTGTCTGTAATGCTGTTGCCTCCATCGGTATTATGAGACGAGCGTATTCTGAGGCTCACGATTATGCCGGTAAAAGGAGAGCGTTTGGCCACAAGCTGGTCAATTATCCGATGATTAAGGATACTTTGGTTCGCATGTCTGTCAAACAAGAAGTTGAATTGCGAACGGTTTTTGATATGATCCAATTCTTTGACGAAGCTGCTCGTAACCCCTCTACTGAAAAGGAAACGACAACAGCAATGAATCGGCTGAGGATTGCCATTATGAAAAAAGAAACAGCAGAGCAAGCCGTCCACTTTGCGCACGAATCGCTGGAAATTCACGGAGGTAATGGTTACATCGAGGATTTCGTCACGCCAAGATTATTACGCGATGCTCAAGTATTGACCGTATGGGAGGGGACAGCCAATATTTTAGGATTGGAAGTACTCCGCTTACTTCATAAATACAAGGCGCATGAGTTTTTCTTTCAGGAAATGACTCAAAGACTTTCATTCGTTCAAGGTTTATCGAATGAAGTAGAAATGGTGACACAGGAAATCAAAGACTTACGAGAATGGATGAATAGCATCCTGCAAAAAGGTACGGACGCCCAGACATTTTATAGTAAAAGAATGGCTGAAAGAATGGCAATCTTATACGAATCGGTCGTTGCTTTGGAAGCAGCTGGAAAAGGGGAGCGTCACCGGATCGTAGCGGAACTGTACGTTCACCAGGCTTATGCTGACGAAGAGTCTTTGGACCCACCGAAAAGCCTCCAGTATAGCGATGTCATTTTACATGATCATAAAGTGCTAAGTTGACGTATCACTTTCCGTCTCTGTCGAATGATAAAGCAGAGACGGCTTTTTTATGCAGTTAACCCATTCTAGTCAGACTTTTCTGATATGATAAAAGAGGGGAAAACGATGGAAATTTGTAGATTGACGCTATATCTTTATCATGTTAGCATATTAGCAAGCTAAAGGATTTTGTCGAAAGGAATGAATTCCATTGGTAAAACGGTTAATGTTTGAAAAACCTCTGGGAATGCGAGATACGCTTCCCTTTTTCTATAGGCAAAAAGCAAAAGCAAGAAAGCAACTATCTGAAGCCATCCTTTCCTATGGCTATTCATTCATGGATACTCCGCTCATGGAGTACCACGAAACAGTAGGGAGAGTGAGTGCCACCCTGGACCAGCAATTGTTCAAGCTGCTCGATCAGCAGGGACACACGCTTGTACTGAGGCCAGATATGACAGCCCCGATTGCACGGGTAGCAGCATCACAATTAAAAGAATCAGAGTACCCTTTAAGACTTGCCTACGACGGCCCAGTTTTCCGGGCTCAACAGACAGAAGGAGGCAAGCCAGCTCAGTTTGAACAAGTAGGAACAGAATTGATCGGTGATCACTCCGCGTATGCAGATGCGGAAATTATCGCTCTTCTTGTAGAGTCTTTGCAGCAAACCGGGCTGGATGATTTCGTCATTACCGTGGGGCATATCGGTTATGTGAAAGCTTTCTTTAGTGATGTATTAGGGGATGATGAAGAAACCATTGAAACCCTCTTGCATTATCTGTATCGCAAAAATTACGTCGGCTATCGGGAGGCAGTGAAAACACTGCCAGTCATTGAAGATAAAAAACAAGCCCTTCTTCAGCTACTGTCGCTGAGAGGCGGCGAGGAAATTTTTGAAGCCAGCCGATCACTTGCTAGAAATCAGTCTTGCATGCAGGCGGTAAACGAGTTGAAACAGTTGCATCGTTTCTTAAAGCAATATGGTGTCGAAAACTATATTCACTTCGATTTGAATTTGATTAGTCACATGGACTATTACACAGGAATCTTATTTGAAGGCTATGCCCCTCACCTGGGAGCGCTTCTCTGTAACGGTGGACGGTATGATACATTACTTCCTTCTTTTCAGTTAAATGCATCGGCAACAGGCTTCGCTGTTCATTTGGAAAGACTTGTAGAAGCGTTGAATGAACTTGAGGATGAGGACGAACGAATCGGAATTATAGTGGACGATGATTCATTTGCAAAAGGGATGACCAAAGCCAGAGAATTACGAAGACAGGGTCATGCCGTACTCCTGCAGCATATCGATCAGATCCCTGACGTTATCGCTTTTCAAAGAGACTTGAATCAAACCTTTAATTATACAAGAGCTGGAGGTGAGCTCAATGAGTAAACGTCTCACCATCGCAATGCCGAAAGGCCGAATTTATGAAGAAGCTGCTGAGCTTATGAAGCAGGCAGGTTATGAATTAGGGGCAGACTTGGAAAAGTCACGCAAGCTCATATTGGAATTTCCTGAGCAGAACATCCGGGTTATGATGGCAAAGCCGATGGATGTCGTGACCTACGTAGAATACGGAGCAGCGGATATCGGTATCGCAGGAAAAGACGTGTTGCTTGAGCAGGACCGTGATGTTTATGAAGTCTTGGACTTGAAAATCAGTCCTTGTTACGTAGCAGTTGCGGGGCTTCCTGACCAGCCTCTCAGCCGGATTGCGCCGAAGATTGCGACCAAATATCCGAAAGTTGCGTCTGATTATTTCCGTGAGCAGGGAGAGCAAATCGAAATTATTCCGTTGAATGGTTCGATTGAACTGGCTCCGCTGATCGGACTAGCCGATCGGATCGTAGACATCGTATCTACTGGACGAACCCTGAAAGAGAATGGACTTGTAGAGTATGAAAAAATTGAAGATATTACTTCACGTTTAATCGTAAATCCGGTTAGTTATCGATTGAAAAGTGAAGAAATTGACCAGATGGTAACGAAATTGAGCCAAGTTATGGAGGAGGGAGAAGCATGAAGATTGTCACAAAAAGAGACAGAGTCTCTTTGCGACGGCGCGTCGATCAAGGTACGGAAGAACAGCGTGCTATTGTCCAATCCATCCTCGATGATGTAAAAGCAAATGGTGACAAAGCTGTTCTCGCTTATACAGAGAAATTTGATGCCGTCCAATTGGAAGACTATAAAGTGACGAAAGAAGAGATGGAAGACGCTTTTGCTTCTGTGGATGGTGAATTCGTAGAGATTTTAGAGGAAGCCGCTGCTAATATTCGTTCGTTTCACCAAAAGCAATCTTCTCAGTCATGGTTTGATACCTCAGAAGACGGAACGGTTCTGGGACAAAAAATTACGCCCCTTGAGGCGGCAGGTGTCTACGTTCCGGGTGGTACAGCTGCCTATCCTTCTTCTGTATTTATGAACGTTATCCCTGCCCAGGTGGCTGGAGTCGAGCGTGTTGTTATGGTAACCCCTCCAGGAAAAGATGGAAAAGTACCAGATGGCGTTCTGTTAGCGGCTCATATTTTAGGTGTCGCAGACGTGTACAAAGTAGGCGGAGCTCAAGCGATTGCTGCTTTAGCCTATGGAACAGAAACCGTTCCTGCTGTGGATAAGATCACAGGTCCAGGAAATGTCTTCGTTGCTTTAGCAAAACGTGAAGTTTTTGGTGATGTAGA
It contains:
- a CDS encoding MerR family transcriptional regulator — protein: MADFLSIAEVAEHFDVSQRTIRYYEEIGLIDPPRQNKRRIFSPADMTRLSLVFRGKKYGFQLDEIKDMVELFEKDPSGVKQLERTIGYGKKKMLEVDARIRELEQLKAEMNDWLNKFEEELIKRKGDSL
- a CDS encoding class I adenylate-forming enzyme family protein — translated: MNLSELLAYQSRKYPSKEGLVTLDDRITYAQWNQAVNQLAKALQRLGVNQNDKVVIHMSNTKEFVITYFAVQRIRAVAVPINAKFVFEEVSYIFNHCDGKVFLTDDLLFDQVSSLSEIYDGIFIKTKDSADGWLAFDELLQAEESSEVVSDANEEEEASILYTSGTTGKPKGVVFTHKNILAVASMMAVEMEMKPSSRMLHMMPLSHSAPLHLFLIGGTYVGATHVLAPTFSPDLLLELVSKERTTHFFGAPVAYLMTAKHPKVTETDLSWMKSWVYGGAPLSQSEVQFVQDQLDIDHLYCVYGLTEAGPNGTLLMPQEHASKAGSIGQRAALNCEIRLVDSEGQDVKPGEVGEILLKGEGNMKGYYKDEEQTEKAFRNRWLYTGDMAFKDNDGFFWVVDRKKDIIISGGLNIYPRETETNLLEHPHITDVALVGVPHPDWGETVKAFIIQDGTIEDIEAECRQYLHARLADYKIPRLYEEVTELPRNATGKLLKNKLREKARQV
- a CDS encoding acyl-CoA dehydrogenase family protein, whose translation is MNFYESDPVLREILEEQLEPSLWPWADKQLKSFGEMCANEIDERAIYTDREGQPKLIKYNKMGEDISEVWVNEGYKQTVVDTYNQGIVGYIHKTIPELGRKGNYLYSYAQGYLLSQAEPGFYCPVTLTMATAYLIDHYADDQLKEKYLPHVLSTGETVLYEGATFLTERQGGSDVGANEVKAVPEGNHYKIYGEKYFASNAGTCGVAMVLARIAGSEEGTKGLSLFLVPWRNEDHSLNGIQIRRLKDKLGVRAVPSAEVEFNGAEAYLVGEADQGFYYLMEALNLSRVCNAVASIGIMRRAYSEAHDYAGKRRAFGHKLVNYPMIKDTLVRMSVKQEVELRTVFDMIQFFDEAARNPSTEKETTTAMNRLRIAIMKKETAEQAVHFAHESLEIHGGNGYIEDFVTPRLLRDAQVLTVWEGTANILGLEVLRLLHKYKAHEFFFQEMTQRLSFVQGLSNEVEMVTQEIKDLREWMNSILQKGTDAQTFYSKRMAERMAILYESVVALEAAGKGERHRIVAELYVHQAYADEESLDPPKSLQYSDVILHDHKVLS
- a CDS encoding ATP phosphoribosyltransferase regulatory subunit; amino-acid sequence: MVKRLMFEKPLGMRDTLPFFYRQKAKARKQLSEAILSYGYSFMDTPLMEYHETVGRVSATLDQQLFKLLDQQGHTLVLRPDMTAPIARVAASQLKESEYPLRLAYDGPVFRAQQTEGGKPAQFEQVGTELIGDHSAYADAEIIALLVESLQQTGLDDFVITVGHIGYVKAFFSDVLGDDEETIETLLHYLYRKNYVGYREAVKTLPVIEDKKQALLQLLSLRGGEEIFEASRSLARNQSCMQAVNELKQLHRFLKQYGVENYIHFDLNLISHMDYYTGILFEGYAPHLGALLCNGGRYDTLLPSFQLNASATGFAVHLERLVEALNELEDEDERIGIIVDDDSFAKGMTKARELRRQGHAVLLQHIDQIPDVIAFQRDLNQTFNYTRAGGELNE
- the hisG gene encoding ATP phosphoribosyltransferase; amino-acid sequence: MSKRLTIAMPKGRIYEEAAELMKQAGYELGADLEKSRKLILEFPEQNIRVMMAKPMDVVTYVEYGAADIGIAGKDVLLEQDRDVYEVLDLKISPCYVAVAGLPDQPLSRIAPKIATKYPKVASDYFREQGEQIEIIPLNGSIELAPLIGLADRIVDIVSTGRTLKENGLVEYEKIEDITSRLIVNPVSYRLKSEEIDQMVTKLSQVMEEGEA
- the hisD gene encoding histidinol dehydrogenase — protein: MKIVTKRDRVSLRRRVDQGTEEQRAIVQSILDDVKANGDKAVLAYTEKFDAVQLEDYKVTKEEMEDAFASVDGEFVEILEEAAANIRSFHQKQSSQSWFDTSEDGTVLGQKITPLEAAGVYVPGGTAAYPSSVFMNVIPAQVAGVERVVMVTPPGKDGKVPDGVLLAAHILGVADVYKVGGAQAIAALAYGTETVPAVDKITGPGNVFVALAKREVFGDVDIDMIAGPSEIAVLADDTAKAHEVAADLLSQAEHDARSSSVLVTTSQALAENVQTEVEDQLKSLPREDIARRSVEDYGMIIVCDTWEEAIETVNEIAPEHLEVITADPIQELGKIKHAGAIFLGPYSSEPVGDYFAGPNHVLPTNGTARFSSPLNVDDFVKKSSVISYSAQALQKNVDKIARFARLEGLEAHARAVETRKERWK